The nucleotide sequence CAAAGCACTGTGAGTGACAGCCAACGGCTGAGCCCCTCTCGGCTGAGTCTAGAACACACCCTCGAGCATGGAGGACCTCTTCCCCCAGACCCAGCTGACATAGGGCGCCAGTCACAGGGTGCCCACTAAAGGAGGACCATGCCCTAGGGACAGAAGTCTACACCTAACAACCACTCCAGACAGACAGCTTGGACTTGACAACACCAACATGACCCGAGGACCCCAGCAGCCCTGAGACTAGCCACTGTGACTGGGGAAGTGGGGAGGTTGGGGCCACCCCGAGAGCAGGTGGAAAATGTGCACTCCTCGGGGAGTTTGCCACGAGGGTCCTGGGGGGCGGGTGTCAGAGATCAACACTTAGCCCTCTCCTTGGGGACCCATCTGGAAAGGGTACCCCAGGACTTCACAAAGCAGCGAGGGCCCTCCTCCCTTCACCGCCAGAGGACCAGATACTCCAATGTGGGACAACCAAGTGGAGGGGACGGGGTCTGTCGACGGCTACACGAAGCATGGGGAGAGAGTCGTGGGTGGCTGCCTGGAGGCCTCTCCTCCTCCGGGCCTGCGCCAGGCTGCGCTGGgtgagggctggggggtgggagcgGGGCGGTGCCCGCACACGGCACCCCCCAGTCTTTGGAGTGCACAAAGTCTCTCACACAACAAATACAAACAGAGCTGAGGTTTCTCCAGTGATGAAAATAAACAAGTTGGTTTGGTTACCTACTTTGGCTTCCTACTTAAGCTGATCTGAATTCACAGTATAAGCAACACATCTAAATATAATGCTGGGCCCTCCTGTCGGCACTGGGTTTCCCAAACAAAGAAgccaaaacagaagagaaaaaggggcTGCGACAGGAATTCTTAGTTATTATATACTAACCAGTCTGTGCGtggcacattttatttctataaaactattacaaaatattcaaaaatacattttagtaaatttacagcAGTTATTTCTCAATTTATTAATGCAAAAacatcctttgtttttctctgtacaAACTACACGCTCCATCCTTGTGGGCTCATCACTATGTgcgcttttaaaaaatattattttctaataaattctttgaagttaaaaataacaGAGTTCTTCCAGTTTGTccaaaaaaaagtgtgtgtgtgtgtgtgtgtgtgtgtgtgtgtgtaacagtcTTGACTTCTAAGAATGTGGCCAAAATGGTGATCACAGAGCAAATATTAACCCATGAAGACATACGGGAGGTGGCTGTTACACTGGAAACtagttaaattaaaataatatattttcatattttacactatttcaaaaatgaaatgtaattcaGTTAAGTATTGATCTCTCAAAAAATCTAATTTACAATTctgtgtataaaaatataatttgcgGACCCCCACGAAGCACGTTTTAGTTCACACTTGCTGAAAAGCAGGCGCGTGGCAAACGAAGAATGCAGAGCGCAGAGTTTTGCTTTCTGAAAGTCAGGGCGAGGGACATGTAGAAAAATAGACTCTGAGCAGGTCGCTTGGCCTCACAAAATAATCTCTCCCCCCTGTGAGTACAGTTCAcatgataataataaattatcCAAGAAACAAACTAGTTAAGGCTCTTGAAGGTCCGgttcatattatttaaaacatctattcataccaaacaaataaatagccaggagaggttgaaaaaaaaaaaaaaccaaaataaaacaacaaccaaaaaattcaaaaaaatatatataaactaaacACAACGACAAAACTTCCCGGGATCTCTGTTTCCTTATAGTCTACTTTGGACTGtcctactttattattattattaattattattataattaaagtCTCATTCCGTGCGCTTTTCCGTGCGTCTTTTGCTGTTCCTTGCTCCGGCtccccccgcccgcgccctccccgcgccctccccgcgccctccccggctccccggcctTCAGCTGGACTTGACGGCCATGCCCAGCGGGTGCAGGGCCTCGCTGTCCAACAGCCAGGTGCCTATTTGGTAGAGCAGCTGCGAGTACCAGTGGATGCCCGCGGCCCCGGGCGCGTCGGCCGCACCTGGCGCCTCCAGCGCACCTGGCGCGGGCGGGGGCAGgtggccgccgcccccgccgtcGCCCTCCCCGCCGCGGTCCGTGCGCGCGGGCGCCAGCGCGGCCAGGAGCGCGTGCGCCAGGCGGAAGGGCGCGAAGGCGCGGTGCGCCCAGCCGTGCTCCTCGATGACCGCGTAGCACGACGCCAGCACCCGGTTGATGAGGATGGTGCCCTGCGCCGTGAGCGGCGCGTAGGCGCCCGTGGCCTCCTCGCGCAGCGTCACGCTGTGCACCGCGGCGGGCAGGAGCCGGCGATCCCCGCCGCGCTCGGCCACCACGTACACGCGCTGGCCCGGGCGCACGCGGCTGGCGAAGAGCGCCCGGCGCCCCGGCGCGCCCCCCGGCGGCGGCCCGGCTCCCGACGGCGCCTCCGGCTCCCCGGCCGCAGAGTCGTTGAGCGGCGCGACGAAGAGCAGGTGCGCGGCGGTGAGCAGCAGGCGCTCGCGCGGCTCCCGCGTCTCGATCACGTAGAAGACCTTCTTGGCACCGTCGTCGCGGTCCAGGAAGGTGAGGAAGTCGCTGTAGAGCAGCCGGCCCTGGTCGTCGGCCGCCAGCACGCGGTCCCCAGGACGCAGATCCTTGACGAGCTTGGTGCCGCCCTGCTCCAGATGCACCGTGGCCGAGCCTGGGAAGCAGCCGCCGGACTTGGCCGCCACGGAATTCtctgcggggggaggggagaggagagaagagggcacAGGGTGGTGAGCGCCTGCGCGGACGCACGAGTGGGCAGGGGGGCGCGCGCCTGCCTTCCCGCGCCCCAGACCCGGGACCCGCGCAGGTCGGGGGGAGAGTCCAGGCCGTTGGGGCGCAGACCTCTCTCCACCCAGCCCCACCGGCTCAGTGACAAAATTCGGATGCAGATACAGCCCTTAACCGCTCTCCTGGGTTTGGGCTGGCAGTGACAAGGGCTGGCTGGGTGTCCCGCGGGGGCCGGTTCCGCACCttcccctccgccctcctccgGCCCCATCCCCCCCGGCTCAGCACACACCCAACCTCGCCCTGAATTCGCAGGGTATTTGCTCTGCACTTAGATTCCTCAGGAAGCCTCCTTGAGCTCCCCGGGGCGCCGGGGTGCACCTCCTTCCTTCCCGCCCCCGGCTTGGGGCGCGCCGCCCCCTCGTGCGCCTCTCACCCGGCCTGCGCGCCCAGGACCCCTCGCCTGcctgtccccgggagcccagcGCAGCCGGGGGTTGGCGGTGCCGGATGGCtgcaggggagtggggggcgggAGTGCAAAGGAGCTATAGTAGTTGTAGCAACTGGACAAACATTCCAGGGAACCGGCCGAGGTGTGAAAATCCGAGGCTTGTGTggattttctaattaaaatccaATAAAGGGCCCAGCATTGTCATTGTGATCTCCGCAATAAATGGGAGACACTCTTGGAAGAGGGGCacttccatcctccctcccccttctcggCCGCCCCCTCCCTATTTGCTCAGGTGcacccccctgcccagccccccccccccccccccccccccccgcgattCACACGCGGGCTCTCCAGAAGCCCGGGCCTCACAAGCACTATTTGCACAGCCAGGCCTCTTCCAAGCACTCAAgatgtgtatttgaattttaaatggcGGGGCCTGCTCCAGGCGCTGGAAGCTGCTGCGTTCTCAAGGCCCCTTGACTACCCGCTTTCCCGAGCCCTCTGTCGCTCTC is from Canis lupus dingo isolate Sandy chromosome 16, ASM325472v2, whole genome shotgun sequence and encodes:
- the SHH gene encoding sonic hedgehog protein produces the protein MLLLARCMLAVLVCALLMCSGLACGPGRGFGKRRHPKKLTPLAYKQFIPNVAEKTLGASGRYEGKISRNSERFKELTPNYNPDIIFKDEENTGADRLMTQRCKDKLNALAISVMNQWPGVKLRVTEGWDEDGHHSEESLHYEGRAVDITTSDRDRSKYGMLARLAVEAGFDWVYYESKAHIHCSVKAENSVAAKSGGCFPGSATVHLEQGGTKLVKDLRPGDRVLAADDQGRLLYSDFLTFLDRDDGAKKVFYVIETREPRERLLLTAAHLLFVAPLNDSAAGEPEAPSGAGPPPGGAPGRRALFASRVRPGQRVYVVAERGGDRRLLPAAVHSVTLREEATGAYAPLTAQGTILINRVLASCYAVIEEHGWAHRAFAPFRLAHALLAALAPARTDRGGEGDGGGGGHLPPPAPGALEAPGAADAPGAAGIHWYSQLLYQIGTWLLDSEALHPLGMAVKSS